The following proteins are encoded in a genomic region of Paenibacillus sp. FSL R7-0273:
- a CDS encoding stalk domain-containing protein has product MKMCKRFIRALALSILIIGLIQSTPSIVSVAAAKAQSSTAPGVRVYLNSKQITSSSGNPALVKGTVMLPLDSFYYISGLTVKYDERTKVISIENMFTKGSMKAGERSATVNGKKLAYSAAPQQINKHLYVPLRFVSDAIGGTLNWNAATRQAVISYPEFVGDGRTSNDAYFINGVNGTLYKRDGAGVVRSLGASIAKLTPGYVADTRISFVKIAEDADLVTIENSSGEPSINLTVINLFVKKGAILRQSEAHYWQFYPDNIKTYDGNAVLNDGHTVRLIAPDASVKQTWNISKLAGTPDDSYAIEAIGENYLVARSSSEGLLTLIDLQANKAILLYKEFDINPADMPGFKNDGLRFTGSVGNGSEVQFEFTNGKQVKTVFTYTLGEP; this is encoded by the coding sequence ATGAAAATGTGTAAAAGGTTCATTCGAGCACTCGCGCTTAGCATCCTAATCATCGGGTTAATACAGTCTACTCCATCCATCGTTTCGGTAGCAGCGGCTAAAGCCCAATCCTCTACTGCTCCCGGTGTTCGTGTCTATCTTAACAGTAAGCAAATAACCTCTTCTTCTGGTAATCCGGCATTGGTAAAGGGGACGGTTATGCTTCCGCTGGATAGCTTCTATTATATTAGCGGCTTAACGGTTAAGTATGATGAACGTACGAAGGTAATCTCTATCGAAAATATGTTCACAAAAGGCAGCATGAAGGCCGGGGAGCGAAGCGCAACAGTTAACGGGAAAAAGCTTGCGTATTCCGCAGCTCCCCAGCAGATAAATAAGCATCTTTATGTGCCCCTGCGTTTTGTCAGTGATGCCATCGGAGGCACACTGAACTGGAATGCAGCAACCCGCCAGGCTGTGATCAGCTATCCGGAATTCGTTGGTGACGGCAGGACTAGCAATGATGCGTATTTTATCAATGGTGTGAATGGAACTTTATATAAACGGGATGGGGCAGGAGTGGTCCGTTCTCTGGGAGCATCCATAGCAAAGCTAACTCCAGGTTATGTTGCGGATACCCGGATTTCATTCGTCAAAATTGCCGAGGATGCAGACTTAGTAACCATTGAAAATTCCAGCGGTGAGCCCTCGATAAACCTGACCGTCATTAATCTTTTTGTGAAAAAGGGTGCCATTCTGCGCCAGTCTGAAGCTCATTATTGGCAGTTCTATCCTGATAATATCAAGACGTATGACGGTAACGCGGTTCTGAACGATGGCCATACGGTCCGGTTGATTGCCCCAGATGCTTCGGTTAAGCAAACCTGGAATATCTCCAAGCTAGCAGGCACACCGGATGACAGCTACGCTATTGAGGCTATTGGCGAGAACTATTTAGTGGCCCGGTCATCTTCGGAAGGACTGCTGACACTAATTGATCTGCAGGCTAACAAAGCAATACTGCTCTACAAGGAGTTCGATATTAACCCTGCCGATATGCCGGGGTTCAAGAACGATGGCCTCCGGTTTACCGGAAGCGTTGGGAACGGGTCAGAGGTGCAGTTCGAGTTCACAAACGGGAAGCAAGTAAAGACGGTATTTACTTATACATTGGGGGAACCGTAA
- a CDS encoding helix-turn-helix domain-containing protein, whose amino-acid sequence MYTRIRNLREDKDLTQQQMAELLHISQTTYSRYENGNLDVPSAVLITLANFHKVSIDYLLGQTDIPKRYPPTK is encoded by the coding sequence ATGTACACAAGAATCCGCAATCTGCGCGAAGACAAAGACCTGACACAACAGCAAATGGCTGAACTTTTGCATATTTCACAAACTACTTATTCCCGCTACGAAAATGGGAACCTGGATGTACCAAGCGCTGTTCTCATTACTCTCGCCAATTTCCACAAGGTAAGCATCGATTACCTATTAGGGCAAACGGACATACCCAAGCGATACCCGCCAACTAAATAA
- a CDS encoding helix-turn-helix domain-containing protein, with translation MYQRIRNLREDKDMTQTQMAEYLQCSQRIYSNYERGDVDIPTTILIKLADFHQTSTDYLLNRTNQKTAYPKN, from the coding sequence ATGTATCAACGTATCCGTAATCTGCGTGAAGACAAAGACATGACACAAACACAAATGGCCGAATATTTGCAGTGCAGCCAGCGAATCTATAGTAATTATGAACGCGGCGATGTAGATATTCCCACGACAATTCTGATCAAGCTGGCCGATTTTCATCAGACGAGTACAGATTATTTATTGAATAGAACGAATCAGAAAACAGCTTATCCTAAGAATTAA
- a CDS encoding DNA/RNA non-specific endonuclease codes for MKNYRKVNLFLALMLLSFSILSSVSPTVAFASADYSGGLLDGVPLKRFSFSSSNSQEVTSITDNNEATKAVIDKTIMNNAYDSMFYTFPNPVTVKGYRVKATAMVEIKVTTSTGRYSDPIVAQNNIKITGEYVAINEIKNVTKIEIMPLPWSKTEISEFNVYDPETEPPSAPAELKAESFDYSNVYLSWSNSIDNVGVVKYNIYNNGILIGSTTATNYLVPNLSKPSINNFSVRAVDAANNISVASNVSTLDFSDVTPPTKPTNLNSKNIKLDGVTLTWSPSTDSSGISKYIIRDQITNKEYISTEPSYTFYDLNSSSTYSYSVTAVDPLGNKSLSSSIIQVTTDGYINKGLEVAVDGLYTNEGNYNARTYRNGNTYVNISGLSGDINGLVEGVDYIKEGMDYWYSTSYLSQRMNITQTSDKVLLTPKTVSSVMKTSLTNVSESVYNFKTTTTVSENVYDLRSYSIDFESLAEQLYIYLESYPDSNAVEINNFIESLLRDVNSDSSATEENKNSSLQRGALITTSAYEPGPLNPLEVTLSNENAEKTLWSLFNGYISLTTAEKLFNESELTDGNGDAFRHAYWGALMAADPYVGYNWAERWGTAHETGDPNNPADPKLMDLYNNFAGRSIGLLYITDLHGRALPDTWMNDLQFAVLRALENGELKKIDNGLEFTSLSQVNTLNSSSNTSVMSLVSPMGASSNPYNSIEVTGKHIKTDDAGQKNQNQTAPAGFVNIKNYLTNNNFKNGWGQVQYIGKDKLTIRAWINNPIKGRSFEDITVPMAMLLYKDGYYTTPDIIKSTLGLYFEQKMKKGTYLRQWAAETTSGVIYNVKPEDQFNVFGGKSGYDINTYIISTGPIWETEYLATSNEDRLKDLQKSLNLVAAFPIIGVAAGGGSTIIDFVTGNTKDAIISVGFTAAGPIVSKLSGHAAGAVLKAYNSSKIKTTLQKASSSISDLRGAINKNSLDNYITKVYSRFNGRLEVEYAGIGRMSLNENQLTVNADDIARNRYNNYVQAKWSESSWDEFDAAEEIKIHKKGAHFEQSGRTTVLKPSNSYSKNGYKYKTDTLGRITKVEGDLVLKAAERNSYAQRAAGRSDRIRANDLVPPYSAQPEKYADAGGHLIASRFNGSGELDNLVAMNGQINGSGGKWYELEELWANAIDKRKLNVNVKIELKYSNNSLRPDEFLITYQIGSEEIEKVTIRNQYGG; via the coding sequence TTGAAAAACTACAGGAAAGTGAATTTATTCCTCGCTTTAATGCTTCTATCATTTTCAATACTATCATCAGTCAGTCCTACAGTAGCTTTTGCGAGCGCTGACTATTCAGGAGGATTATTAGATGGTGTACCCTTAAAAAGGTTCTCTTTTTCTTCTAGTAATTCACAAGAGGTCACAAGTATCACAGATAATAATGAAGCAACAAAAGCGGTGATTGATAAAACTATAATGAATAATGCTTACGATAGTATGTTCTATACATTTCCAAACCCTGTGACGGTTAAAGGGTATCGGGTTAAAGCAACAGCGATGGTGGAAATAAAAGTTACCACATCAACAGGAAGATATAGTGATCCGATTGTTGCTCAAAATAATATAAAAATTACTGGTGAATATGTAGCAATAAATGAAATAAAGAATGTAACTAAAATAGAAATTATGCCTCTCCCATGGTCTAAAACTGAAATTAGTGAGTTTAATGTTTATGACCCGGAAACTGAGCCGCCAAGCGCACCCGCTGAATTAAAAGCAGAGAGTTTTGACTACTCTAATGTGTATTTATCTTGGAGTAACTCAATTGATAATGTAGGTGTAGTTAAATATAACATTTATAATAATGGAATATTGATTGGATCGACAACAGCGACAAATTATTTAGTCCCTAATTTATCCAAACCATCAATAAATAATTTTTCAGTAAGAGCAGTGGATGCAGCCAATAATATATCAGTTGCAAGTAATGTAAGTACTTTGGATTTTAGTGATGTTACACCTCCGACAAAGCCAACGAATCTAAATTCTAAAAATATTAAACTAGATGGTGTAACATTAACTTGGTCACCATCAACTGATAGTTCTGGAATTAGCAAATATATTATTCGAGATCAAATTACAAATAAAGAATATATATCTACTGAACCTAGTTACACTTTTTATGATCTTAATAGTTCTTCAACATATTCCTATTCAGTAACTGCGGTAGATCCTCTGGGGAATAAGTCTTTAAGTAGTTCAATAATCCAAGTTACGACTGATGGATATATTAATAAGGGTTTGGAAGTTGCGGTAGACGGACTCTACACTAATGAAGGAAATTATAATGCAAGAACTTATCGAAACGGTAATACTTATGTAAATATTTCTGGTCTTTCAGGTGATATCAACGGCTTAGTTGAAGGTGTGGATTATATAAAAGAAGGTATGGATTACTGGTACTCAACAAGTTATTTATCACAACGAATGAATATTACACAAACATCCGATAAAGTTTTGTTGACTCCTAAAACAGTATCCTCTGTAATGAAGACAAGTTTAACAAATGTATCAGAGAGTGTTTATAACTTTAAAACTACCACAACAGTATCAGAAAACGTGTATGACTTGAGAAGCTATTCCATTGATTTTGAGAGTTTAGCAGAACAACTTTATATCTATCTGGAAAGCTACCCTGATTCTAATGCAGTGGAGATTAATAACTTTATTGAATCCTTATTAAGAGACGTAAATAGCGATTCAAGTGCTACAGAAGAAAATAAAAATTCTTCGTTACAAAGGGGGGCATTAATAACTACTAGTGCTTATGAGCCTGGTCCATTAAATCCACTTGAAGTGACATTGTCGAATGAAAATGCAGAAAAAACCCTATGGTCTTTGTTTAATGGTTATATATCTTTAACTACTGCCGAAAAATTATTTAATGAAAGCGAATTAACTGATGGAAATGGTGACGCATTTAGACATGCTTATTGGGGAGCACTTATGGCTGCGGACCCTTATGTCGGTTACAATTGGGCGGAACGATGGGGAACCGCGCACGAAACAGGAGATCCAAATAATCCTGCTGACCCGAAGTTAATGGACTTATATAATAATTTTGCAGGAAGATCAATAGGGCTTTTGTATATAACTGATCTTCATGGTCGAGCGTTGCCTGACACCTGGATGAATGATCTACAATTTGCAGTATTAAGGGCTTTAGAAAATGGTGAATTAAAAAAGATAGACAATGGACTGGAGTTTACTTCGCTTTCTCAGGTTAACACTTTAAATTCTTCAAGCAATACGAGTGTAATGAGCCTAGTTAGTCCTATGGGTGCTTCTAGTAATCCTTACAATAGTATCGAAGTAACTGGAAAGCATATTAAAACCGATGATGCTGGACAAAAGAATCAAAATCAGACTGCACCCGCAGGATTTGTGAATATTAAAAATTACTTAACAAATAATAATTTTAAAAACGGTTGGGGGCAGGTACAATACATCGGAAAAGATAAGCTTACTATAAGAGCATGGATTAACAATCCAATTAAAGGACGTAGTTTCGAGGATATTACAGTGCCTATGGCTATGCTATTGTATAAGGATGGTTACTATACAACTCCTGATATCATTAAGTCTACATTGGGGTTATATTTTGAACAAAAGATGAAAAAGGGAACTTATCTTAGGCAATGGGCAGCAGAAACAACATCGGGTGTAATCTACAATGTTAAGCCCGAGGATCAGTTTAACGTTTTCGGAGGGAAAAGTGGATATGATATCAATACTTATATAATTTCAACAGGTCCGATATGGGAAACTGAGTATCTTGCAACTTCAAATGAGGATAGATTAAAAGACCTTCAAAAAAGTTTGAATTTAGTAGCTGCTTTCCCTATTATTGGCGTTGCCGCTGGTGGCGGTAGTACAATAATTGATTTTGTTACGGGAAATACCAAAGATGCCATTATATCTGTTGGTTTTACAGCGGCTGGGCCTATAGTCAGTAAGCTCTCAGGTCATGCTGCAGGTGCTGTATTAAAAGCCTATAATTCATCAAAAATTAAAACGACTCTTCAGAAGGCTAGCAGTTCCATAAGCGATCTTAGAGGAGCTATTAATAAAAATTCTTTAGATAACTATATTACTAAAGTTTATTCAAGATTCAATGGGCGTTTGGAAGTTGAATATGCTGGTATTGGCCGAATGAGTTTAAATGAAAATCAGCTAACAGTAAATGCTGACGATATTGCTCGGAATAGATATAATAATTACGTACAGGCAAAATGGTCGGAATCATCTTGGGATGAATTCGATGCAGCTGAAGAAATTAAAATTCATAAAAAGGGGGCTCATTTTGAGCAAAGCGGTCGAACAACTGTCTTAAAACCTTCGAACTCCTATTCAAAAAATGGATATAAGTATAAAACTGATACTTTGGGTAGAATAACTAAAGTGGAGGGAGATCTGGTATTAAAGGCGGCTGAAAGAAATAGTTATGCACAAAGAGCTGCAGGAAGATCAGACCGCATTAGAGCAAATGATCTTGTTCCTCCTTACAGCGCACAACCTGAAAAGTATGCTGATGCTGGTGGACATCTTATAGCTTCTAGATTTAATGGTTCAGGAGAGCTAGATAATTTAGTAGCCATGAATGGTCAAATTAATGGTTCGGGTGGAAAATGGTATGAATTAGAGGAGCTTTGGGCTAACGCTATCGACAAAAGAAAGTTAAATGTAAATGTGAAAATTGAATTGAAGTATTCCAATAATTCACTTAGACCAGATGAATTTTTAATAACATATCAAATTGGAAGCGAAGAAATTGAAAAAGTAACTATTAGAAATCAATATGGAGGATGA
- a CDS encoding MerR family transcriptional regulator — protein sequence METYTPNQIAGTLQVSTTTLRRYEEQELIPPVPRTPSNHRFYGQVHVQAFRTIRALLLGYDIPVVYEAMRMFKQGRPEQALWLVNEQQYQIQAEKQRVEEILTMIRGTDFTRYKNIKLKEQMNIGEVATIAGVNTSAIRHWESEGLIQSQRNKENGFRMFSIAELRKILVISSLRKTVYYIDNMKSLLNDLDTQDNEQIERSFQLALKNLNERLRLQFKGIAEMMGYLEVYAGEGQDL from the coding sequence ATGGAGACATACACCCCGAACCAGATTGCCGGCACCTTGCAGGTCAGCACCACAACACTGAGAAGGTATGAAGAGCAGGAGCTGATCCCTCCTGTACCGAGAACCCCGAGCAATCACCGTTTCTACGGGCAGGTTCATGTTCAGGCGTTTAGGACCATAAGAGCTTTATTACTCGGATATGATATTCCTGTCGTTTACGAAGCAATGAGAATGTTTAAGCAGGGGAGGCCGGAGCAGGCCCTGTGGCTAGTGAATGAGCAGCAGTATCAGATTCAAGCGGAAAAGCAGCGGGTGGAAGAGATTCTCACGATGATCAGGGGTACCGATTTTACCAGATACAAAAACATTAAGCTGAAAGAACAGATGAACATTGGAGAGGTGGCCACGATAGCAGGTGTAAACACCTCGGCGATCCGTCACTGGGAATCCGAAGGACTCATTCAGTCCCAGCGGAATAAGGAGAATGGGTTCAGAATGTTCTCCATAGCGGAGCTTCGCAAAATCCTGGTCATCAGCAGCCTGAGAAAGACCGTCTATTATATAGACAACATGAAAAGCCTGCTTAATGATTTAGATACTCAGGATAATGAGCAGATCGAGCGTTCTTTTCAGCTGGCACTGAAGAATCTGAATGAGCGGCTTAGGCTGCAGTTTAAGGGAATCGCGGAGATGATGGGGTATTTGGAGGTTTATGCCGGGGAGGGGCAGGACCTATAA
- a CDS encoding immunity protein YezG family protein: MSTDTLERLYQLIAEKLVEIIPDEWKKIYLYAEILSDSRTIYFYYESQTLNRLVYSHNIPETYEVEESIYNDMLSELGQYFDALHAESKKISLEDWSSLTMYLDNTGKFSIDFDYKGKYKLGLGLQKVVWKYEVLGIYPSDEYYQKKLDDYLKNQEHN; this comes from the coding sequence ATGTCAACAGACACTTTAGAAAGATTATATCAATTGATAGCAGAAAAACTTGTTGAGATAATTCCAGATGAGTGGAAGAAAATCTACCTTTATGCAGAAATCCTTTCAGATTCAAGAACAATTTACTTTTATTATGAATCACAGACGTTAAATAGATTAGTATATTCGCATAATATTCCTGAAACCTATGAGGTTGAAGAAAGTATATATAATGATATGCTAAGTGAACTGGGACAATATTTCGATGCCCTACATGCAGAATCTAAAAAAATATCCCTTGAAGATTGGTCAAGTTTAACGATGTATTTAGATAATACAGGCAAATTTAGCATTGATTTTGACTACAAAGGAAAATATAAGCTGGGATTAGGTCTTCAAAAAGTAGTATGGAAGTATGAAGTTCTAGGGATATATCCATCTGATGAATATTATCAGAAAAAGCTTGATGATTATTTAAAGAATCAAGAACATAATTAG
- a CDS encoding alpha/beta fold hydrolase — MEKIIKLTDGTQLKAGLTGNPGFPAIMLPVAKESVYGPAADHLRLWGVDPELGEHFVEGLADTFRVLFFDYEGHRLQHPNPDKLTPESIVHDLLTIADEMNVERFSYYGYSWLALVGLQLAIRTDRLDSLVMGGFPPLDGPYKEMLIVTNKTYQQASSNQNTYVADEQVPIDPEQLDWDNIQVQIDPNQTKQFVTMYEHLRGVDDRAIQQLLELPRLAFAGEKDTIVYGENFGSVTVDIVGKLEQNKAALEQLGWDVEIIKGSGMDHTKAMQPATVLPLLKPWLIRKLYRAY, encoded by the coding sequence GTGGAAAAGATAATTAAACTCACAGATGGAACACAGCTAAAAGCAGGCCTTACCGGGAACCCCGGTTTTCCGGCAATCATGCTTCCCGTTGCTAAAGAATCTGTATACGGACCAGCGGCTGATCATCTCCGGCTGTGGGGAGTAGACCCTGAGCTAGGGGAACATTTTGTGGAGGGGCTTGCGGATACGTTTCGGGTATTATTTTTTGACTATGAAGGGCACCGGCTGCAGCATCCGAATCCGGATAAGCTCACACCTGAGAGCATTGTGCATGACCTCTTAACGATCGCTGATGAAATGAACGTCGAGAGGTTCAGCTATTACGGTTATTCCTGGCTGGCCTTGGTTGGTTTGCAGTTGGCTATCCGTACGGATCGACTCGATAGCCTGGTCATGGGCGGCTTCCCGCCATTAGACGGTCCATATAAAGAAATGCTGATTGTAACCAACAAAACATACCAGCAAGCTTCCAGTAACCAGAATACCTATGTAGCTGATGAGCAGGTTCCTATAGACCCGGAGCAGTTGGATTGGGATAACATTCAGGTTCAGATTGATCCGAATCAGACAAAGCAGTTTGTTACGATGTATGAGCATTTGCGGGGGGTTGATGATCGGGCGATTCAGCAGCTGCTGGAGCTCCCGAGACTGGCTTTTGCCGGGGAAAAGGATACGATTGTCTACGGTGAGAACTTCGGCAGTGTAACCGTCGATATTGTCGGCAAGCTGGAGCAAAACAAAGCTGCATTAGAGCAGCTTGGATGGGATGTAGAGATCATAAAGGGCAGCGGTATGGACCACACCAAAGCGATGCAGCCCGCAACCGTTCTGCCCTTGTTGAAGCCTTGGCTGATTAGGAAGCTGTACAGAGCATATTAA